One window of Bactrocera tryoni isolate S06 chromosome 2, CSIRO_BtryS06_freeze2, whole genome shotgun sequence genomic DNA carries:
- the LOC120768799 gene encoding putative nuclease HARBI1, producing the protein NCIGAMDGKHVAITKPPGTGSFYFNYKKFFSIVLMAVVNANYEFLMVDVGKNGRASDAGIFRDSLFLMSLKNNELKIPSKECPPGCDTALPYVFVADDAFPLTENIMKPFSHTSMIKDEIIFNYRLSLARGVVENTFGILSSRFRILLKTINLSAEKTTIPTCCHLHNFLRKKKTKYTPTVILQV; encoded by the coding sequence AACTGTATCGGGGCGATGGATGGCAAACATGTTGCTATTACAAAACCCCCTGGAACAGGATCTTTCTActtcaattataaaaaattcttttcaatAGTTTTAATGGCTGTCGTAAATGCAAATTACGAGTTTTTAATGGTAGATGTTGGCAAAAACGGACGCGCTTCAGATGCTGGAATTTTTAGGGATTCACTTTTTCTGATGAGTTTGAAGAACAACGAGCTCAAAATACCGTCTAAAGAGTGTCCTCCAGGTTGCGATACTGCATTACCCTATGTTTTTGTCGCAGATGACGCGTTCCCTTTAACTGAAAATATAATGAAGCCGTTCAGCCATACTTCGATGATAAAAGATGAAATAATATTCAATTACCGACTGTCACTTGCGCGGGGCGTAGTTGAAAATACATTTGGAATTCTTTCATCAAGATTCagaattttgttaaaaactattaatttgTCAGCCGAAAAAACAACAATCCCCACTTGTTGCcacttacataattttttaagaaaaaaaaagaccAAGTATACGCCAACAGTAATCTTGCAGGTATAA
- the LOC120768800 gene encoding putative nuclease HARBI1 — MSSAILAFLLLEEERNERIKRKILRDPSNPLDAPGESFISHYRLNKDAFIMVLNIIEPHLQPTTIPPIIQLAATLRFLAEGAYQRGVGRYSCISLARSTVSQILTKVMCLLENYICGQWVKLSMDDSEKLISRNHFFGKYKIPGIVGCIDGTHIKIIKPPDNEHLYFNRKGYFSINAMIICDNDMQIRAVDARYPGSSHDAFIWGMSHAKQYFRTQYESGQRSLRLLGECGYGIEPFLLTPYRDPQFNSMEYKFNIAHTAARNIVERTIGVLKSRFRCLMSTLHYRPEKVVKIVNVCCALHNICRRYNIEYNQEVVILANETDDDNFFHSDNGSMQSEGRRIRDEIANTL, encoded by the exons atgagTTCGGCAATATTAGCTTTCCTTTTATTAGAGGaagaaagaaatgaaagaaTTAAACGTAAAATATTAAGGGATCCTAGTAACCCACTTGATGCTCCAGGAGAATC ATTCATATCACATTATCGGctgaataaagacgcatttaTTATGGTGTTAAATATAATAGAACCACATTTGCAGCCCACGACTATTCCACCGATAATTCAATTGGCAGCAACACTGCGTTTTTTAGCAGAAGGGGCTTACCAACGGGGAGTAGGCCGTTATTCTTGTATCAGTTTGGCAAGAAGCACGGTGTCGCAGATTTTAACAAAAGTGATGTGCCTCTTAGAGAATTACATTTGCGGTCAGTGGGTAAAACTTTCTATGGATGATAGCGAAAAATTGATTTCAAGAAATCACTTTTTTGGAAAGTACAAAATACCCGGAATAGTCGGTTGTATAGATGgaacacatataaaaataataaaaccaccTGATAATGagcatttatattttaacagAAAGGGATATTTTAGCATAAATGCGATGATA atttgtGACAACGATATGCAAATACGTGCAGTTGATGCGCGGTATCCCGGTTCAAGTCATGATGCATTCATCTGGGGTATGAGTCACGCTAAACAATATTTCCGTACACAGTATGAGAGTGGGCAGCGTTCATTGAGGTTGCTGGGCGAATGCGGCTACGGAATTGAACCATTTTTGTTAACACCTTATAGAGATCCACAGTTTAACTCAATGGAGTATAAGTTTAACATAGCACATACGGCTGCACGGAATATTGTGGAAAGGACAATCGGAGTTTTAAAGAGCCGTTTCCGATGTTTAATGTCCACATTACATTACCGCCCTGAAAAAGTGGTTAAAATTGTAAACGTCTGTTGTGCCTTACACAACATCTGCAGACGTTACAACATTGAATATAATCAGGAAGTAGTAATTCTTGCAAATGAGACTGACGATGATAATTTTTTCCACTCTGATAATGGTTCAATGCAGAGCGAAGGCCGGAGAATAAGAGACGAAATAGCAAATACTTTGTAA